A genomic window from Salvelinus namaycush isolate Seneca chromosome 21, SaNama_1.0, whole genome shotgun sequence includes:
- the LOC120066582 gene encoding hyaluronidase-like, with amino-acid sequence MALIRRCLLVVVLWIGVREGAGGEQMKQAQAPLIPHRPFIVVWNAPTESCRLRFKVDLDLSVFDIVANLNETLSGPNVTIFYHSHLGYYPYYASSGNPINGGLPQNQSLSKHLSKARADIDKLIPHKDFRGLGVIDWENWRPQWVRNWGSKDIYRNKSKEQIRKLHPNWPESKVENEAKEAFERAGQAFMNNTLLLAESRRPDGLWGFYLFPDCYNYGYKTHPHRYTGECPNVEHVRNDHLMWLWRESTALYPSVYLDYELKSSANTVKFVHYRVKEAMRIASIARTDFTLPVFVYSRPFYAYTFTVLSESDLVHTIGESAALGASGVVLWGSSEYARTQRNCLTVKKYIDGPLGHYVINVTSAAKLCSKALCKKNGKCVRKSLDSGAYLHLNPRFFHIRRNLGPRGPRFHVSGHLNNHDILDMKHKFTCQCYQGWTGVYCEMPQMPPLPPMPRPRDNSLLGDILVILSLHFSCLCVIMFLGLCLIIKCLIL; translated from the exons ATGGCGCTGATTCGCCGCTGTCTGCTGGTGGTAGTGTTGTGGATTGGGGTCAGAGAAGGGGCCGGTGGTGAGCAGATGAAGCAGGCCCAGGCTCCTCTTATCCCTCATCGGCCCTTCATCGTAGTGTGGAACGCCCCCACAGAGTCCTGCCGCCTTCGCTTCAAGGTGGACCTGGACCTCAGCGTCTTTGACATCGTGGCCAACCTCAACGAGACCCTTAGCGGGCCCAATGTCACCATCTTCTACCATAGCCACCTGGGCTATTATCCTTACTACGCCAGCTCTGGGAACCCCATCAACGGGGGCCTGCCCCAGAACCAGAGCCTGTCCAAGCACCTGAGCAAGGCCAGGGCCGACATCGACAAGCTCATCCCTCACAAGGACTTCCGAGGCCTGGGTGTCATTGACTGGGAGAACTGGAGGCCCCAGTGGGTGCGCAACTGGGGCTCAAAGGACATCTACCGCAACAAGTCCAAGGAGCAGATCCGGAAGCTCCATCCAAATTGGCCTGAGAGCAAGGTGGAGAATGAGGCCAAGGAGGCCTTTGAGAGGGCCGGACAGGCCTTTATGAACAATACTCTACTGTTGGCCGAAAGTCGACGACCTGACGGCCTCTGGGGCTTCTACTTGTTCCCCGACTGCTACAACTATGGCTACAAGACGCACCCGCACCGCTACACAGGTGAATGCCCCAACGTGGAGCATGTCCGTAATGACCATCTGATGTGGCTTTGGAGGGAGAGCACAGCTCTCTACCCCTCCGTGTACCTAGACTACGAACTCAAGTCCTCGGCCAACACCGTCAAGTTTGTCCACTACCGCGTCAAAGAAGCCATGAGGATTGCCTCCATCGCACGCACCGACTTCACGCTGCCTGTGTTCGTCTACTCTAGACCCTTCTATGCCTACACCTTCACAGTACTCTCAGAG AGTGACCTGGTGCACACTATTGGGGAGAGTGCAGCTCTTGGGGCGTCAGGAGTGGTACTTTGGGGCTCCTCAGAATATGCTCGAACTCAG AGAAACTGCCTGACCGTGAAGAAGTATATTGATGGCCCTTTAGGCCACTATGTCATCAACGTCACCTCAGCCGCCAAGCTGTGCAGCAAAGCCCTGTGCAAGAAGAACGGCAAGTGTGTGAGGAAGAGCCTCGACTCAGGGGCCTACCTCCACCTTAATCCCCGCTTCTTCCACATTCGCCGCAACCTGGGCCCCCGGGGGCCCCGCTTCCACGTGAGCGGCCATCTTAACAACCACGACATCCTGGACATGAAGCACAAGTTTACCTGCCAGTGCTACCAGGGCTGGACGGGGGTCTACTGCGAGATGCCCCAGATGCCACCGCTCCCTCCCATGCCCCGACCCAGGGACAACAGCCTGCTAGGGGACATACTGGTCATCCTGTCACTTCACTTCTCCTGTCTGTGTGTCATCATGTTCCTTGGTCTCTGCCTCATCATCAAGTGTttgatactgtag